Proteins encoded within one genomic window of Rutidosis leptorrhynchoides isolate AG116_Rl617_1_P2 unplaced genomic scaffold, CSIRO_AGI_Rlap_v1 contig549, whole genome shotgun sequence:
- the LOC139884407 gene encoding protein argonaute 5-like — MSRRGGGGGRHNDSRDQPFPSLPTAGGRGAWRGGGRAGGDGGRTGGRTVGGSGRGQRSPYAGGAPPSQSHFQPPPSSPSVAAPPPAATSVSVPATYGGSTSGSSTLSGDMQKLTLAESTPNALPPASSKGSRFPARPGYGKLGMKCLVRANHFLVDVADKDLNHYDVSISPDCPSKKVNRDIIKQLVSQYRKSHLGEMMPAYDGRKSLYTPGELPFKSKDFKIKLVENGGESAGSSSTSRRDREFTVSIKWVAKLDIYHLKQFLARKQMDAPHEIIQLLDVVLRASPSENYTVVGRSFFHSSLGPKGELGNGMEYWRGYYQSLRPTQMGLSLNIDVSARAFYEPICVTDFISKYLSVRDLSRPLSDQDRVKVKKALKSIRVKLSHGKYVKTHKISGVSDQPAGQLMFTLDDQNTQISVAQYFREKYGITLKYKSLPALQAGSQSKPVYLPMELCTIAQGQRYARKLNETQVTNMLRATCQRPRDRESSVARMVDGINFGADELVKDQFGIRVKNDLTVVEARVLEPPQVKYHRSGRESTVNPRFGSWNMINKVLYEGAKIDSWTCVNFSTRVREEEVCHHLVSMCVDKGMKFASHPIVPVRSAQPRNIEKTLHEIHTESSAELERRGSKDKQIQLLIVILPDVSGSYGKIKKICETQLGIVSQCCHPKNVGKLNKQYFENVAMKINVKTGGRNCILEKRIPMLTDRPTIIFGADVTHPQPGEDTSPSIAAVVASMDWPEVTKYMGLVSSQHHREEIIQDLYKKTVDPQKGIVHGGMIRELLLSFYKATKQKPHQIIFYRDGVSEGQFSQVLQYEMTAIREACQSLQPGYLPPVTFVVVQKRHHTRFFPANHNEKNLMDKSGNILPGTVVDTHICHPTEFDFYLNSHAGIQGTSRPAHYHVLYDENKFTADHMQNLTNSLCYTYARCTKSVSVVPPAYYAHLAAFRARYYIEGEFSDAGSSCNNSTLEKTAPVVNVPPVMESVRKHMFYC; from the exons ATGTCTCgccgtggtggtggtggtggtcgtcACAACGACTCTCGTGATCAGCCATTTCCTTCCTTGCCAACCGCCGGCGGTCGCGGAGCATGGCGTGGTGGCGGTCGTGCTGGTGGAGACGGAGGTCGCACTGGTGGTCGTACCGTTGGCGGAAGCGGCCGTGGACAAAGATCTCCTTACGCGGGAGGTGCTCCTCCGTCTCAGTCCCATTTTCAACCTCCTCCGTCTTCTCCTTCTGTGGCTGCTCCTCCTCCTGCAGCCACCTCTGTATCTGTACCAGCAACCTACGGCGGTTCGACCTCCGGTTCCTCGACGCTGTCCGGCGACATGCAGAAGCTGACATTGGCAGAATCGACTCCTAATGCGCTGCCGCCTGCCTCCTCTAAGGGGAGTAGGTTTCCGGCCAGGCCAGGCTACGGAAAGCTCGGAATGAAGTGTTTGGTTAGAGCCAATCACTTTCTTGTAGACGTCGCGGACAAGGACCTGAATCATTACGAC GTTTCCATATCCCCTGATTGTCCCTCTAAGAAAGTTAATAGGGATATCATAAAACAGCTCGTCTCACAGTATCGTAAATCACACCTCGGGGAAATGATGCCAGCTTATGATGGGCGTAAAAGCTTATACACTCCAGGAGAGCTGCCTTTCAAGTCGAAGGACTTTAAAATCAAGTTGGTGGAAAATGGCGGAGAGTCAGCTGGATCATCTAGCACTTCGAG GAGGGACAGAGAGTTCACCGTGTCGATCAAGTGGGTAGCTAAGCTTGACATTTATCATCTTAAGCAATTTTTAGCCAGGAAGCAAATGGATGCTCCACATGAAATAATTCAACTCCTTGATGTTGTCCTGAGAGCATCACCATCAGAGAA TTATACTGTAGTTGGGAGATCCTTCTTTCACTCCTCTCTTGGCCCTAAAGGTGAACTTGGCAATGGTATGGAATATTGGCGTGGTTATTACCAAAGTCTCCGTCCAACTCAGATGGGACTATCTTTGAACATTG ATGTTTCTGCTAGAGCCTTTTATGAACCAATCTGTGTGACAGACTTTATCAGCAAATATTTAAGCGTGCGAGACCTTTCGAGGCCTCTGTCTGATCAAGACCGTGTTAAG GTTAAAAAGGCGCTGAAATCAATTAGAGTCAAGCTTTCGCACGGAAAATACGTTAAAACTCACAAAATCTCTGGTGTATCGGACCAACCAGCCGGACAACTAAT GTTTACCCTCGATGATCAGAATACTCAGATTTCTGTGGCTCAGTATTTCCGTGAGAAATATGGTATtactttaaagtataaaagtttgcCAGCCCTGCAAGCTGGAAGTCAATCAAAACCTGTGTATCTCCCTATGGAG TTGTGCACTATCGCCCAAGGGCAGAGATATGCAAGAAAGCTGAATGAGACTCAAGTGACCAACATGCTGAGAGCCACCTGCCAGCGTCCTCGGGATAGGGAGTCCAGTGTTGCTCGG ATGGTTGATGGGATAAACTTTGGAGCTGATGAGTTGGTGAAGGACCAATTTGGTATACGAGTAAAGAACGACCTTACTGTGGTTGAAGCTAGAGTACTGGAACCACCACAG GTTAAATATCATCGCAGTGGACGTGAATCTACTGTTAACCCCCGTTTTGGATCATGGAACATGATCAACAAG GTACTGTATGAAGGGGCAAAGATTGATTCTTGGACTTGTGTCAACTTCTCTACGAGAGTTCGAGAAGAGGAAGTTTGTCATCACCTTGTAAGCATGTGTGTTGACAAAGGAATG aaatttgcaagtCATCCAATTGTTCCTGTTCGCTCTGCACAACCAAGGAATATCGAGAAAACTCTTCACGAGATTCATACAGAATCATCTGCAGAACTTGAGCGTAGGGGCTCTAAGGATAAGCAAATCCAGTTACTAATCGTGATTTTGCCAGATGTCAGTGGGTCTTACG GAAAGATAAAGAAGATTTGTGAAACACAATTGGGGATTGTTTCTCAGTGCTGTCATCCCAAAAATGTAGGGAAGCTTAACAAGCAGTACTTTGAAAATGTTGCAATGAAGATCAATGTTAAG ACCGGCGGGCGAAACTGCATCTTGGAAAAGAGAATTCCTATGCTCACAGATCGTCCTACAATCATCTTCGGAGCAGATGTCACACATCCTCAACCAGGAGAGGACACGAGTCCTTCTATTGCTGCT GTTGTGGCGTCCATGGACTGGCCAGAAGTCACAAAATACATGGGACTTGTCTCATCCCAGCATCACAGAGAAGAGATAATTCAAGATCTCTATAAGAAAACTGTAGATCCTCAGAAGGGAATTGTCCATGGTGGGATGATAAG AGAGCTGCTGCTTTCTTTTTACAAAGCAACAAAGCAGAAGCCTCATCAGATCATATTTTACAG AGATGGTGTCTCAGAAGGACAGTTCAGCCAGGTGCTACAGTATGAGATGACTGCTATTAGAGAA GCTTGCCAGTCGCTTCAACCCGGATATCTGCCACCTGTCACATTTGTTGTGGTGCAGAAGAGGCATCACACTCGCTTCTTCCCTGCTAACCATAATGAGAAGAACCTGATGGACAAGAGTGGAAATATTTTACCAG GTACTGTTGTGGACACCCACATATGCCACCCTACAGAGTTTGATTTCTATCTCAATAGTCATGCTGGAATTCAG GGAACAAGCAGGCCGGCTCACTACCATGTGCTGTATGATGAGAATAAGTTCACTGCCGACCATATGCAAAATCTGACAAACAGCCTCTGTTACAC CTATGCAAGGTGCACGAAATCTGTCTCTGTTGTCCCTCCGGCGTACTATGCGCATCTGGCTGCATTCCGAGCACGGTACTACATCGAGGGGGAGTTCTCGGATGCTGGTTCGAGTTGCAACAACAGTACCCTGGAGAAGACTGCTCCTGTGGTGAATGTGCCTCCCGTTATGGAGAGCGTCAGGAAGCATATGTTTTACTGTTAG
- the LOC139884406 gene encoding polyadenylate-binding protein 7-like — translation MQELCALYVGDLHSSVTEANLISLFSRFDGFRSAFLCRHWITRTSLCYGYVNFDTLERAIMAMKAINYEVLNGQRIRVMLAAEARSWKDGIGNVFVKNLEAAIDSLKLHDTFSRYGRIISCKVALTPQGTSEGYGYVQFQSPESADTAIREANGSIIQSNPICVEKFIKKSERSSSEPTFTFNNLYVKNLDSSVTTEMLRGSFSEFGKITSLVIQRDINGISKGYGFVCFENPDDAKRAMEALNGTTFGSKTLYVARAQKKAERQRFLRSQYEERRKETKGLNLYVKNIVSKVNEEHLRNVLGQCGRITSIKIMRDDKGISRGFGFVCFSTREEANNAIHRLRGILFHGKSLYVSIARSKEERAAYLQTLRTTIMPSLPWGLPPTPFPIHPPLLPYGVN, via the exons ATGCAAGAATTATGTGCATTGTATGTGGGAGATCTCCATTCTAGTGTGACAGAAGCAAACCTAATTTCATTATTTTCAAGATTCGATGGCTTTAGGTCGGCTTTTCTTTGTAGACATTGGATTACCAGAACATCTCTTTGTTACGGTTATGTCAATTTCGATACCTTAGAACGAG CGATCATGGCAATGAAGGCTATAAATTATGAAGTACTGAATGGTCAAAGAATTAGGGTGATGTTGGCTGCAGAAGCTAGAAGCTGGAAGGATGGGATCGGCAATGTATTTGTTAAG AACTTGGAGGCCGCAATTGATAGTTTGAAGCTCCATGACACATTCTCGAGATATGGTAGAATCATATCTTGTAAAGTTGCATTGACTCCTCAAGGAACCAGCGAAGGCTACGGCTATGTCCAATTTCAATCACCTGAATCTGCCGATACAGCGATTCGGGAGGCCAATGGTTCCATCATTCAAAGCAATCCAAT ATGTGTCGAAAAATTTATAAAGAAAAGCGAGAGAAGTAGTAGTGAACCAACATTCACGTTTAACAATCTTTACGTGAAGAATTTGGATTCAAGTGTGACAACGGAAATGCTAAGGGGAAGCTTTTCTGAGTTTGGAAAGATAACGAGCTTGGTTATTCAACGAGACATCAATGGCATCTCCAAGGGTTATGGTTTTGTATGCTTCGAGAATCCAGATGATGCGAAACGAGCAATGGAGGCCCTTAACGGAACAACATTTG gctcaAAGACACTCTACGTCGCAAGAGCTCAAAAGAAAGCAGAAAGGCAGCGATTCTTACGGTCTCAATATGAGGAAAGAAGAAAGGAAACTAAG GGTTTGAATTTATATGTGAAGAATATAGTTAGCAAAGTGAACGAAGAGCATTTAAGAAACGTGTTGGGTCAGTGTGGGAGAATAACTTCAATCAAGATAATGAGAGATGATAAAGGAATTAGCAGAGGATTTGGATTTGTGTGCTTTTCTACTCGAGAAGAAGCCAACAATGCCATTCATAGGCTCAGAG GAATATTATTTCATGGAAAGTCGTTATATGTGAGCATAGCTCGAAGCAAAGAAGAAAGGGCTGCGTATCTGCAAACATTGCGTACAACTATCATGCCATCATTACCATGGGGACTTCCTCCTACTCCATTTCCTATTCACCCTCCACTTTTGCCTTACG GTGTCAATTAA